In a single window of the Kiloniellales bacterium genome:
- a CDS encoding fumarylacetoacetate hydrolase family protein codes for MREDLGDEAEEYLSEIDDVRKRFPFPFDPAACASPLPRAYQWADGSAYVNHVELVRKARGAEMPESFWTDPLMYQGASDSFLGPRDPIVMADEAWGIDFEAEVAVVTGDVPMGVSADDSGQYIRLIMLVNDVSLRNLIPGELAKGFGFFQAKPSSAFSPVAVTPDELGEAWDGGKLHLPLVSTLNGEVFGRPDAGVDMTFDFPTLIAHAAKTRPLAAGTIVGSGTVSNKDRSAGSSCIAERRMIETIEKGAPETPFLRFGDRVRIEMFDQEGASLFGAIEQEVRRSEGSG; via the coding sequence ATGCGTGAAGATCTGGGCGACGAAGCGGAGGAATACCTGTCCGAGATCGATGACGTCAGAAAGAGGTTCCCATTCCCCTTCGACCCCGCCGCCTGCGCTTCGCCCCTGCCGCGGGCCTACCAGTGGGCCGACGGCTCGGCCTACGTCAACCACGTGGAGCTGGTCAGGAAGGCCCGGGGCGCCGAGATGCCCGAGAGCTTCTGGACCGACCCGCTGATGTACCAGGGCGCCTCCGACTCCTTCCTCGGGCCGCGCGACCCCATCGTCATGGCCGACGAGGCCTGGGGTATCGACTTCGAGGCCGAGGTCGCGGTGGTCACCGGCGACGTGCCCATGGGCGTCTCGGCAGACGACTCGGGCCAGTACATCCGCCTGATTATGCTGGTCAACGACGTCAGCCTGCGCAACCTGATCCCGGGCGAGCTGGCCAAGGGTTTCGGCTTCTTCCAGGCCAAGCCGTCCAGCGCCTTCTCGCCGGTCGCCGTCACGCCCGACGAGCTTGGCGAGGCCTGGGACGGCGGTAAGCTCCACCTGCCCCTGGTCTCGACCCTGAACGGCGAGGTCTTCGGCCGGCCCGACGCCGGCGTCGACATGACCTTCGACTTCCCGACCCTGATCGCCCACGCCGCGAAGACCCGGCCGCTGGCCGCCGGCACCATCGTCGGCTCCGGCACGGTCTCCAACAAGGACCGCTCGGCGGGCTCGTCCTGCATCGCCGAGCGGCGCATGATCGAGACCATCGAAAAGGGCGCGCCCGAGACCCCCTTCCTCAGGTTCGGCGACCGGGTGCGCATCGAAATGTTCGATCAGGAGGGCGCCAGCCTCTTCGGCGCGATCGAGCAGGAGGTGCGGCGCAGCGAAGGCTCCGGCTAG
- a CDS encoding DUF1127 domain-containing protein, with translation MIIALLTRLAARATLAYRRRKARRELRLLSDHVLRDIGIERHQIAAVVEARVTAAASPLETERQWEQAKRPEPRTHRPAPRLRVAA, from the coding sequence ATGATCATCGCCCTACTGACCAGGCTGGCCGCAAGAGCGACCCTGGCCTACCGGCGCCGCAAGGCGCGCCGCGAGCTGCGGCTCTTGAGCGACCACGTCCTGCGGGACATCGGCATCGAGCGGCACCAGATCGCCGCCGTGGTCGAGGCCCGCGTCACCGCCGCCGCCAGCCCTCTGGAGACAGAGCGTCAATGGGAGCAGGCGAAGCGGCCCGAGCCCCGGACCCATCGGCCGGCGCCGCGCCTGCGCGTGGCGGCATAA
- a CDS encoding homogentisate 1,2-dioxygenase, translated as MRKPIAFPRVEGQASRQAHTGLPPGTYERELGKEGFFGPATHMYHRHPPTGWSAWEGPLRPRALDLVKLNRAEDSPWDAPVVLSNASVSLRFWRAPETMDHLARNADGDQLIFVHQGAGDLFCDYGRLGFEAGDYIVLPRSTMWRLECREPVSALLIEATNGGYQLPDKGLVGPHAIFDPAMLEVPAIDEAFLAQQSEESWRVRIKRRGAVSTVTYPFNPLDAVGWKGDLAPVRLNVADIRPLMSHRYHLPPSAHTTFVGNRFVVCTFVPRPFESDPDALKVPFFHNNDDYDEVIFYHAGDFFSRDNIHPGMMTYHPCGFTHGPHPKALTKMFEQSKPATDEYAVMIDTRDALEVGELPAGVEWDGYVDSWKAAAE; from the coding sequence ATGCGCAAGCCGATCGCCTTTCCCCGTGTCGAGGGCCAGGCCTCGCGCCAGGCCCATACCGGCCTGCCGCCGGGCACCTACGAGCGGGAGCTGGGCAAAGAAGGCTTCTTCGGCCCGGCGACCCACATGTACCACCGCCATCCGCCGACCGGCTGGAGCGCCTGGGAAGGCCCGCTCCGGCCGCGCGCCCTCGATCTCGTCAAGCTGAACCGCGCCGAGGACTCGCCCTGGGACGCGCCGGTCGTGCTCTCCAACGCCAGCGTCTCGCTGCGCTTCTGGCGCGCGCCCGAGACCATGGACCACCTGGCGCGCAACGCCGACGGCGACCAGCTTATCTTCGTGCACCAGGGCGCGGGCGACCTGTTCTGCGACTACGGCCGGCTGGGCTTCGAGGCCGGCGACTACATCGTCCTGCCGCGCTCGACCATGTGGCGCCTGGAATGCCGCGAGCCGGTCTCCGCGCTCCTGATCGAGGCGACCAACGGCGGCTACCAGCTGCCCGACAAGGGCCTGGTCGGGCCCCACGCGATCTTCGATCCGGCCATGCTCGAGGTACCGGCGATCGACGAGGCCTTCCTGGCCCAGCAGTCGGAGGAGAGCTGGCGGGTCCGCATCAAGCGGCGCGGCGCGGTCTCAACGGTGACCTATCCCTTCAACCCGCTGGACGCGGTCGGCTGGAAGGGGGACCTGGCGCCGGTCCGGCTCAACGTGGCTGACATCCGGCCCCTGATGAGCCACCGCTATCACCTGCCGCCCTCGGCCCACACCACCTTCGTCGGCAACCGCTTCGTCGTCTGCACCTTCGTGCCGCGGCCTTTCGAGAGCGACCCCGACGCGCTCAAGGTGCCCTTCTTCCATAACAACGACGACTACGACGAGGTGATCTTCTACCACGCCGGCGACTTCTTCAGCCGCGACAACATCCATCCGGGCATGATGACCTACCACCCCTGCGGCTTCACCCACGGCCCCCACCCCAAGGCGCTGACCAAGATGTTCGAGCAGTCCAAGCCGGCGACCGACGAGTACGCCGTGATGATCGACACCCGCGACGCGCTCGAGGTTGGCGAGCTGCCCGCCGGCGTGGAGTGGGACGGCTACGTCGATTCCTGGAAGGCGGCGGCGGAGTAG
- a CDS encoding YafY family protein, whose product MRRADRLFEIIQLMRRMKLARASDLAGKLEVSERTVYRDIRDLMAGGVPIEGEAGVGYILREGYDLPPLMFNEQEIEALVLGARIVESWADPKLAEAARDVIAKVETVIPERLRRHMEETALLAPANHYMEPIALDLGDLRRAIRERYKVRFAYRNAEGAATERDVRPLALAFFGPIWLLNAWCELRRDFRSFRLDRMEGFQVLGEAFRPEPGRTLQDFLKRDGE is encoded by the coding sequence ATGCGCAGGGCCGATCGGCTGTTCGAGATCATTCAGCTGATGCGCCGGATGAAGCTGGCCAGGGCCAGCGATCTGGCGGGGAAGCTCGAGGTGTCGGAGCGCACGGTCTACCGCGATATCCGCGACCTCATGGCCGGCGGCGTCCCGATCGAGGGCGAGGCCGGCGTCGGCTACATCCTGAGGGAGGGTTACGACCTACCGCCGCTGATGTTCAACGAGCAGGAAATCGAAGCGCTGGTCCTGGGCGCGCGGATCGTCGAATCCTGGGCCGACCCGAAGCTCGCCGAGGCGGCGCGCGACGTGATCGCGAAGGTCGAGACGGTCATTCCCGAACGCCTGCGCCGCCACATGGAGGAGACGGCGCTGCTCGCGCCGGCCAACCACTACATGGAGCCGATCGCGCTCGACCTGGGCGACCTGCGCCGGGCGATCCGCGAGCGCTACAAGGTGCGCTTCGCCTACCGCAACGCCGAGGGCGCGGCGACGGAGCGCGACGTGCGGCCCCTGGCGCTCGCCTTCTTCGGCCCGATCTGGCTCTTGAACGCCTGGTGCGAGCTGCGCCGGGACTTCCGCTCGTTCCGCCTCGACCGCATGGAGGGCTTCCAGGTCCTGGGCGAGGCCTTCCGTCCCGAGCCGGGCCGCACGCTGCAGGATTTCCTCAAGCGGGACGGTGAGTAG